One region of Ahniella affigens genomic DNA includes:
- a CDS encoding tetratricopeptide repeat protein — protein sequence MRNWCGNLAIGLGAIAALAALAACAPQHQSGGGSAGVAADWCFQGVTAPSAARSDGGRYRQGFRWLDQARQTGDPGFLIAAAACADLNEAGGESAPALSADANVNLLRMQVMMSRHEFARAQAYGESWLATGEAPPLAMLLVSDALLELGRVTEATELANQAMRARPDQNAYARVAHLRWLHGEIEGAKAMYLDLLQNRNPVHPEVNAQRFLELAKLVQMQGDQAGARALVQAGLRDLPDHRDSLLWVGRTALAANDAAAAHDALRRLEQGFVDIPVLALKRDLARLEQRDAEMQALNARIDQLGRRGEGFAYALDLLARQTAPERALALIQAERRSRHGLELDAAEANALMQLGRADAALPAIEQALRFGTPEPTWLSLRAEILTRLNRPEDAQLAMANVAAIQVLLSSSDHTIPPTARSP from the coding sequence GTGCGAAATTGGTGTGGCAACTTGGCGATTGGGCTCGGCGCGATTGCGGCGCTGGCCGCGTTGGCCGCGTGCGCGCCACAGCATCAGTCTGGCGGCGGATCTGCGGGCGTTGCGGCGGATTGGTGCTTTCAAGGGGTGACCGCGCCATCGGCGGCCAGGTCTGATGGTGGCCGCTACCGCCAGGGATTTCGGTGGCTCGACCAAGCCAGGCAAACCGGTGATCCGGGCTTTCTGATTGCCGCGGCGGCCTGCGCCGATCTCAACGAGGCAGGTGGCGAATCAGCGCCAGCGTTGAGCGCTGATGCAAACGTCAATCTCCTGCGCATGCAAGTGATGATGAGTCGCCATGAGTTTGCGCGTGCGCAGGCTTATGGCGAATCGTGGCTGGCGACGGGCGAGGCACCGCCACTGGCAATGCTGCTGGTCAGCGACGCGTTGCTTGAGTTGGGCAGGGTGACCGAAGCAACCGAGCTCGCGAATCAAGCCATGCGCGCTCGGCCCGACCAGAATGCGTATGCGCGCGTCGCGCATTTGCGCTGGTTACATGGCGAAATCGAAGGCGCGAAAGCGATGTACCTGGACCTGTTGCAAAACCGCAATCCGGTCCATCCAGAAGTCAATGCGCAGCGCTTTTTGGAATTGGCCAAGCTCGTGCAGATGCAAGGCGATCAGGCAGGCGCCAGGGCGCTGGTTCAGGCAGGCCTTCGCGACCTGCCGGATCATCGCGACAGTCTGTTGTGGGTCGGCCGCACGGCACTCGCCGCGAACGATGCCGCCGCAGCACACGATGCGCTGCGTCGGCTCGAACAAGGGTTTGTCGATATTCCGGTTCTGGCGCTGAAGCGCGATCTGGCCCGCTTGGAACAGCGCGATGCCGAGATGCAGGCGCTGAATGCGCGAATCGATCAACTCGGGCGCCGGGGTGAGGGCTTCGCCTATGCCCTGGACTTGCTCGCGCGTCAAACGGCCCCAGAGCGTGCGCTCGCGTTGATTCAGGCGGAACGCCGCAGCCGTCACGGATTGGAACTGGACGCTGCCGAGGCCAACGCGCTCATGCAATTGGGCCGGGCCGATGCTGCGCTGCCTGCGATTGAACAGGCACTGCGATTTGGTACGCCCGAGCCCACGTGGCTGTCGTTGCGCGCCGAGATTCTGACGCGTCTGAATCGCCCGGAGGATGCGCAACTTGCGATGGCCAATGTTGCGGCGATCCAAGTGCTTCTGTCTTCGTCTGATCACACAATACCCCCAACTGCTCGGAGCCCATGA
- a CDS encoding EAL domain-containing response regulator, producing the protein MQKEQVVRLLMVEDSMETAEQLVSMLRNGGIPVRPSRAESLPQLTQMITDTPPDLVLCSSANRRPTLTETVEAVVRSGKDIAVIALLAEVNEETMMNVFQTGARAAAIRSRPEHVQRIVKREFEDVSMRRAVRKLEIALREVEKRCDALLDSSSEPIAFIHEGMHVRANRAYLEMFGYESFEEIEGNPMLDMIGGGHADSFKTLLKRLSKGEDPPDRLEIKAQKLDGSEFDAVMVFDKATFEGEPCLQITFRQNEGSAEQAAELARLKQIDMATGMLNRAHFLIEIDRIAAEAASGKSDLALVLVEPDGYKKVLETVGVANADLLLADVAKVIQQALGNKAIIGRIGEHTFAAILSRVSHDQAEAAFKKLLSAFVEHVFELNQRSINVLVSAGGLLIGEKIAKPESIMAEAASALRTAQAEGGNRLTVHDPAAQEKADAEKHRAWLNLVKDALAHDGFVLFYQPVISLQGEDGEFYEILIRLHGPKGEIMPNFFLPIADRHGLMPAIDRWVISKAIRVAMEREREKRRSTFFIKITPKSIEDPKLIPWIGAQLAQARLRAQSLVFEMPESKIGASISSVREFRKGLQQLNCAFAIEQYGSGLNSQQTLKLVDPDYIKIDRTYMAELPRNKDNQAKIREICDMARSIDKVTIAEFVEDAASMSILFSCGVNFVQGNFLQEPEKVMAYDFG; encoded by the coding sequence ATGCAGAAAGAACAAGTCGTTCGTCTCCTGATGGTGGAAGACTCCATGGAGACTGCGGAACAACTCGTAAGCATGCTCCGGAACGGGGGCATTCCGGTGCGCCCGAGCCGCGCCGAAAGTTTGCCGCAACTGACCCAGATGATCACCGACACACCGCCGGATCTGGTGCTATGCAGCTCTGCCAACCGTCGCCCGACGCTGACCGAAACAGTCGAAGCGGTGGTGCGCTCCGGCAAAGATATTGCCGTCATTGCGCTGCTCGCCGAGGTCAACGAAGAAACCATGATGAATGTGTTCCAGACAGGCGCACGCGCCGCGGCCATTCGCAGCCGCCCGGAACATGTACAACGAATCGTCAAACGTGAATTTGAAGATGTCAGCATGCGCCGCGCCGTGCGCAAGCTCGAAATTGCCTTGAGAGAAGTCGAAAAGCGATGTGACGCCCTGCTCGACTCGTCCAGCGAGCCGATCGCCTTCATTCACGAAGGCATGCATGTGCGGGCAAACCGGGCCTATCTCGAGATGTTCGGCTACGAGTCCTTCGAAGAGATTGAAGGCAACCCCATGCTGGACATGATCGGCGGGGGTCACGCCGACAGCTTCAAAACGCTGCTGAAGCGGCTGTCCAAGGGCGAAGACCCGCCCGATCGCCTCGAAATCAAGGCGCAAAAACTGGACGGTAGCGAGTTCGACGCCGTCATGGTGTTCGACAAGGCCACCTTCGAAGGGGAGCCCTGCCTCCAGATTACGTTCCGCCAGAACGAAGGCAGCGCCGAACAGGCGGCAGAACTTGCTCGCCTGAAACAGATCGATATGGCGACTGGCATGCTGAACCGCGCGCACTTTCTCATCGAGATCGACCGCATCGCGGCCGAGGCCGCCTCGGGCAAGAGCGATCTTGCGCTCGTCCTGGTCGAACCAGACGGTTACAAGAAGGTGCTGGAGACCGTCGGCGTGGCGAACGCCGATTTGCTGCTCGCCGACGTGGCAAAAGTGATTCAGCAGGCACTTGGCAACAAGGCCATCATTGGCCGCATTGGCGAACATACCTTCGCGGCGATTCTGTCGCGAGTCAGCCATGATCAAGCGGAAGCGGCATTCAAGAAGCTCTTGAGCGCCTTTGTTGAGCATGTGTTCGAGTTGAATCAACGCTCAATCAATGTGCTCGTCAGCGCGGGCGGCTTGCTGATTGGCGAGAAGATTGCCAAACCCGAGTCCATCATGGCCGAAGCCGCGTCGGCGCTGCGAACGGCGCAGGCCGAAGGTGGGAATCGGTTGACGGTGCACGATCCGGCTGCGCAGGAGAAGGCCGATGCCGAAAAGCATCGCGCCTGGCTGAACCTGGTCAAAGATGCGCTGGCTCACGACGGCTTTGTGCTGTTCTATCAGCCCGTCATTTCGCTGCAAGGCGAAGATGGCGAGTTCTACGAAATCCTGATTCGTCTGCATGGTCCGAAGGGCGAGATCATGCCGAATTTCTTCCTGCCGATTGCCGACCGCCATGGCCTGATGCCTGCCATCGACCGCTGGGTGATCAGCAAGGCCATCAGGGTTGCGATGGAGCGTGAGCGCGAAAAACGCCGCAGCACGTTTTTCATCAAAATCACGCCAAAATCGATCGAAGACCCCAAGTTGATCCCGTGGATCGGCGCCCAACTGGCGCAAGCGCGCCTGCGCGCGCAATCACTGGTTTTCGAGATGCCCGAAAGCAAGATCGGCGCGTCGATTTCATCCGTACGCGAATTCCGCAAGGGCCTGCAACAACTGAATTGCGCGTTTGCAATCGAGCAGTACGGCAGCGGTTTGAACTCCCAGCAAACGCTGAAGCTGGTCGACCCCGATTACATCAAGATCGACCGCACGTACATGGCAGAATTGCCACGCAACAAGGACAATCAGGCCAAGATTCGCGAAATCTGTGACATGGCCCGTAGCATCGACAAAGTTACGATTGCCGAGTTCGTCGAAGACGCAGCCAGCATGTCGATCCTGTTCTCGTGTGGCGTCAATTTCGTGCAGGGCAACTTCCTGCAGGAACCCGAAAAGGTCATGGCATACGATTTCGGTTGA
- a CDS encoding glycoside hydrolase family 97 protein: protein MTNQIAALLVLALMSWSGTSLQAAEPPKRAEPVAVIDSPGEVLRLEVGLDEGRANYSVRRFGQPLFAPSRLGFLLRGVEKLERNLVVTGTDTRHVDETWEQPWGESRLVVNRFQELRVHFAETLKAKRVFDVVFRVYDDGFGFRYEFPKQRNMSELIIDDELTEFHLIPKATAWWIPAGEWNRYEYLYNTTPLTEVGQAHTPMTVRTDQGLHLSFHEAALVDYASMWLRRVEGQRFKAQLAPASEGWKVRRQTPFNTPWRTVTIADQAGGLVESNLILNLNEPNKLGDVSWFQPAKYVGVWWTMHLEHASWARGPKHGATTAETRRYIDFAAANGFRGVLVEGWNTGWDGNWFGDGNDFNFTQPTEDFDLEDLAAYAKSKGVHLIGHHETGGAVSHYEQQLKPALDLYARLGVDVIKTGYVADAGQIERFDRSGGPVMREWHDGQWMSNHHLRVVQEAAKRKIAINPHEPIKDTGLRRTYPNWVAREGARGMEYAAWGNPQNPPEHEVNLVFTRMLSGPMDYTPGIVSLQGRASPIPSTLARQLAYYVVIYSPIQMAADLPEHYAARPDAFQFIKDVAVDWQETRVLNGEVGDYVTIARKDRHSEQWFLGALTDEQGRVLNVPLSFLSAGQKYRAEIYADGAKAHYLDNRFDFRTEQREVTADTVISIRLAAGGGQAIRFVPVE, encoded by the coding sequence ATGACCAACCAAATCGCCGCGCTGCTTGTTCTCGCTCTGATGTCCTGGTCCGGCACGTCGCTTCAGGCCGCCGAGCCCCCAAAACGTGCCGAACCGGTTGCCGTGATCGATTCGCCCGGCGAGGTTCTGCGCCTGGAAGTCGGGCTCGATGAGGGGCGCGCGAACTATTCCGTGCGACGCTTCGGGCAGCCGTTGTTTGCGCCGTCCCGATTGGGTTTTTTGCTTAGGGGTGTTGAGAAGTTGGAGCGGAACCTGGTCGTGACCGGAACCGATACGCGGCACGTCGATGAAACGTGGGAGCAACCTTGGGGTGAGTCACGCTTGGTGGTTAACCGGTTTCAGGAACTACGCGTGCATTTCGCTGAGACGCTGAAGGCCAAGCGTGTGTTCGATGTGGTGTTTCGGGTGTATGACGATGGCTTCGGATTTCGCTACGAGTTTCCGAAGCAGCGGAACATGAGTGAGTTGATCATTGACGATGAACTCACCGAGTTTCATCTGATTCCAAAGGCGACGGCATGGTGGATTCCCGCTGGCGAGTGGAATCGCTATGAGTATCTGTACAACACGACGCCGTTGACGGAAGTCGGGCAGGCGCACACGCCGATGACCGTGCGCACCGATCAAGGCCTGCACCTGTCGTTTCATGAAGCGGCGCTCGTTGACTACGCGTCGATGTGGCTGCGGCGGGTCGAAGGGCAGCGCTTCAAGGCGCAACTGGCGCCCGCTTCGGAAGGTTGGAAGGTGCGCCGGCAGACCCCTTTCAACACGCCGTGGCGCACTGTGACGATTGCCGATCAGGCTGGTGGGCTGGTCGAATCAAATCTGATCCTCAACTTGAATGAACCAAACAAGCTGGGTGACGTGTCATGGTTCCAGCCGGCGAAGTACGTGGGCGTTTGGTGGACGATGCATTTGGAACATGCGTCGTGGGCACGCGGGCCCAAGCATGGGGCGACAACGGCGGAGACCAGACGCTACATTGACTTTGCCGCGGCGAATGGATTCCGCGGCGTGCTGGTGGAAGGCTGGAACACGGGCTGGGATGGCAATTGGTTTGGTGATGGAAACGACTTCAATTTCACTCAGCCGACCGAAGACTTCGACTTGGAAGACTTGGCCGCGTACGCCAAATCAAAAGGGGTGCATCTGATTGGCCATCATGAAACCGGTGGCGCCGTGTCGCACTATGAGCAGCAATTGAAACCGGCGCTCGATCTGTATGCCAGGCTTGGCGTTGATGTCATCAAGACCGGCTATGTCGCCGATGCGGGTCAAATCGAGCGCTTTGATCGCTCGGGCGGCCCAGTCATGCGCGAATGGCATGATGGTCAGTGGATGTCGAATCATCATCTGCGAGTCGTTCAAGAAGCAGCAAAGCGCAAGATTGCGATCAACCCGCATGAGCCAATCAAGGATACGGGCTTGCGGCGCACTTACCCGAATTGGGTTGCCCGCGAAGGGGCGCGCGGCATGGAATACGCAGCCTGGGGGAATCCGCAGAACCCGCCCGAGCACGAGGTCAATTTGGTGTTCACCCGGATGTTGTCTGGGCCGATGGACTACACGCCTGGGATCGTGTCGCTGCAAGGTCGGGCAAGCCCGATTCCGTCGACGCTCGCCCGCCAATTGGCTTACTACGTCGTGATTTACAGTCCGATTCAGATGGCCGCTGATCTGCCCGAGCACTATGCGGCGCGTCCCGATGCGTTTCAGTTCATCAAGGATGTGGCGGTGGACTGGCAGGAGACCCGAGTGCTGAACGGCGAAGTGGGCGACTACGTGACCATTGCGCGCAAGGACCGCCACAGCGAGCAGTGGTTCTTAGGCGCATTGACGGACGAGCAGGGGCGGGTGTTGAACGTGCCGTTGTCCTTTCTCAGCGCCGGGCAAAAATATCGCGCCGAAATCTATGCCGATGGCGCCAAGGCGCATTACCTCGACAATCGGTTCGACTTTCGCACGGAGCAACGCGAGGTCACCGCCGATACCGTGATCAGTATTCGGCTAGCGGCGGGCGGCGGGCAGGCGATCCGGTTTGTGCCGGTGGAGTAG
- a CDS encoding tryptophan halogenase family protein produces the protein MSESAIQRVVIVGGGTAGWMTAATLSKLFPRGLELILIESDEIGTVGVGEATIPQIRLFNATLGLDENDFIRKTQGSFKLGIEFVDWTRLGHRYMHAFGPVGGRDLGLVQFYQYWLKLKQQGKAGELGDYTFNTVASRLNRFMRPINKPNSPLSQIYYAFHFDASLYARYLRGLSEARGVQRLEGKITDTVLRPDDGFIQSVRLNDGREVTGDLFIDCSGFRGLLIEQALKTGYDDWSDWLPCNRALAVPCSSVSPFTPYTRSTARTAGWQWRIPLQHRIGNGYVYCSDYISDDEATATLLANLDGKALAEPRPLRFVTGMRKRFWNKNCVAIGLSSGFLEPLESTSIHFIQSSIAKLVAFFPTRAFSEVDIAEYNRQVQFEFERARDFILLHYKANERDDSPFWIRCREHGVPDTLAHKIDLFKSHGRIFRDQEELFTEVSWIQVLLGQNVIPKGWHPMVDLLDQRELEQFVGGIQGVMQRAAEVMPDHAAFIQQHCRAPDL, from the coding sequence ATGTCTGAGTCAGCCATCCAACGGGTCGTCATCGTCGGCGGTGGAACTGCCGGTTGGATGACCGCCGCCACCTTGTCCAAACTGTTTCCGCGCGGTCTCGAACTGATCCTGATCGAGTCCGACGAAATCGGCACCGTTGGCGTAGGGGAGGCAACCATCCCACAGATTCGGCTGTTCAATGCCACGCTCGGGCTCGATGAAAACGATTTCATTCGGAAGACCCAGGGCAGCTTCAAGCTCGGTATCGAGTTTGTCGATTGGACCCGTCTCGGTCACCGCTACATGCACGCGTTTGGCCCAGTTGGCGGGCGCGATCTGGGACTCGTGCAGTTCTATCAGTACTGGCTGAAACTCAAGCAGCAAGGCAAGGCCGGCGAACTGGGCGACTACACGTTCAACACGGTCGCCTCGCGGCTGAACCGTTTCATGCGCCCCATCAACAAGCCCAATTCGCCGCTGTCGCAGATCTATTACGCATTCCATTTCGACGCGAGTCTTTATGCACGGTATCTGCGCGGTCTATCCGAGGCGCGCGGCGTGCAGCGGCTGGAGGGCAAGATCACCGATACGGTGCTGCGACCTGACGATGGTTTTATTCAAAGCGTCCGACTCAATGATGGCCGGGAAGTCACCGGCGACCTGTTTATCGATTGCTCCGGCTTTCGCGGCCTGTTAATCGAACAGGCGCTGAAAACAGGCTATGACGACTGGAGCGATTGGCTGCCCTGTAACCGCGCGCTGGCCGTACCTTGCAGTTCGGTCTCGCCATTTACGCCCTACACCCGCTCGACCGCCCGCACGGCAGGCTGGCAGTGGCGCATACCGCTGCAACATCGAATCGGGAATGGCTACGTCTACTGCAGCGATTACATCAGCGATGACGAAGCGACCGCGACGCTGCTGGCCAATCTCGATGGCAAAGCGTTGGCCGAACCGCGACCGCTCCGATTTGTCACCGGCATGCGTAAGCGCTTCTGGAACAAGAACTGTGTCGCGATCGGTTTGTCGAGTGGATTCCTGGAACCGCTCGAATCAACGAGCATCCACTTCATTCAGTCGAGCATCGCCAAACTCGTCGCGTTTTTTCCGACCCGCGCTTTCTCGGAAGTCGATATCGCCGAATACAACCGGCAAGTGCAATTCGAATTCGAACGGGCACGCGACTTCATTCTGCTGCACTACAAAGCCAATGAGCGCGATGACAGCCCGTTTTGGATCCGCTGTCGCGAACACGGCGTTCCCGACACACTGGCGCACAAAATCGATCTCTTCAAATCGCATGGCCGCATTTTCCGCGACCAGGAGGAACTGTTCACCGAAGTCAGCTGGATTCAGGTCTTGCTCGGCCAAAACGTCATCCCCAAGGGCTGGCATCCGATGGTCGACCTGCTCGACCAGCGCGAGCTTGAGCAATTCGTTGGCGGCATTCAGGGCGTGATGCAACGCGCGGCAGAGGTCATGCCCGACCATGCAGCCTTCATCCAGCAGCACTGCCGGGCGCCGGATTTATAG
- a CDS encoding alpha-1,6-glucosidase domain-containing protein encodes MHTNAARHRPLRLQTRLWLFALCVLMAGFATARAASLGDCDQASHATTLSASAPGTATDASAVWLNDRLLRWPGLSGANQYRLYGSARAAVQASAGNVVVGAAWQLPLTVSAEALPTDLAARYAYLGSGVQLQLAESDRQTMASQLSAQWILVQEDANRRVIRATHLQWPGYLDARFAAAADAALGTSVGAAQTRFRLWAPTAQAVAVCLYPDARATATELIDLQPDTATGVWSVDLNRDLHGQVFTYLVDVYVRGTGLVRNRVTDPYSVSLTANSKRSGILDLKRADTMPLHWGQRAKRLRRARATDMVIYELHVRDFSANDPSVPADHRGKYLAFTDTDSQGMHHLQALADAGLTDVHLLPVFDLATVPELNCAEPVITGSGDSGNPQAIIQNQKSNDCFNWGYDPFHFTAPEGSYATDPEDPRVRVREFRAMVQGLNQLGLSVGMDVVYNHTSAAGQDAKSVLDRIVPGYYQRLNAQGGAETSTCCQNTATEHLMMAKLMIDSTVTWVREFGIESFRFDLMGHQPRDAMLRLQAAVDAARDRSVPLLGEGWNFGEIANGSRFVQASQLSLNGTGIGTFSDRARDAVRGGGPGDNDQRLISAQGYINGLLYDRNAQGSGNTQDLMRTADLVRVGLAGSIRSYEFQDYLGQTKRLEQIQYGGSQPAGYVLEPSEVVNYVENHDNQTLFDINVFKLPTATSKDDRARAQMLAVAINMFSQGTAYFHAGVELLRSKSLDRNSYDSGDWFNRLDFSATDNYFATGLPPQQDNGATWGLMRPYLNNPGIKPEPAQIRFARAMFLDLLRIRASTQLLRLPTAAAIHSRLRFANTGPSQIPTLLVGRLDGRGLVGERFQALTYLINVDKNPVSITIADAADQDWVLHPVQRSPRSADARLRKDSRFDRATGRFTIPARTAAVFVLE; translated from the coding sequence ATGCATACGAATGCAGCGCGCCACCGACCGCTGCGACTGCAGACACGGCTGTGGCTGTTTGCGCTGTGCGTGTTGATGGCGGGGTTCGCTACGGCACGCGCGGCGTCGTTAGGGGACTGTGATCAGGCGAGCCACGCGACGACCTTGAGTGCCAGTGCCCCAGGTACCGCAACCGATGCCAGCGCCGTGTGGCTCAATGACCGGTTACTGCGTTGGCCGGGACTGTCCGGCGCGAATCAGTATCGGCTTTACGGCAGCGCGCGAGCAGCAGTGCAGGCCAGTGCCGGCAATGTTGTCGTCGGGGCGGCGTGGCAACTCCCGCTGACTGTCAGCGCCGAAGCGCTGCCGACGGATCTTGCCGCGCGGTATGCGTACCTGGGCTCGGGCGTGCAGTTGCAACTTGCTGAAAGCGATCGGCAGACGATGGCGTCGCAGCTCTCAGCGCAGTGGATCCTGGTTCAGGAAGACGCCAATCGTCGCGTTATTCGGGCAACGCATTTGCAATGGCCGGGCTACCTGGATGCACGGTTCGCCGCGGCTGCCGATGCGGCGCTCGGGACGTCGGTCGGCGCTGCCCAGACGCGTTTCAGGCTGTGGGCGCCGACTGCTCAGGCTGTCGCGGTCTGCCTGTACCCCGATGCGCGAGCGACGGCGACCGAACTGATAGACCTGCAGCCAGATACCGCGACCGGCGTGTGGTCTGTCGATTTGAATCGGGATCTGCACGGTCAGGTGTTTACGTATCTGGTCGATGTCTATGTCCGCGGCACCGGGCTCGTCCGCAATCGCGTCACGGATCCGTACTCGGTGTCGTTGACCGCCAACTCCAAGCGCAGCGGGATCTTGGACCTCAAACGCGCCGATACGATGCCCTTGCATTGGGGGCAGCGCGCCAAGCGGCTGCGACGCGCCCGTGCGACCGATATGGTGATTTACGAGCTGCATGTGCGCGATTTTTCGGCCAATGATCCGAGCGTGCCGGCCGATCATCGTGGCAAGTATTTGGCGTTCACGGATACCGACAGCCAGGGGATGCATCACCTGCAGGCATTGGCAGATGCGGGACTGACCGACGTGCATCTTCTGCCGGTATTTGATCTGGCGACGGTTCCGGAACTGAATTGTGCCGAGCCGGTCATCACCGGCAGCGGCGACAGTGGCAACCCACAAGCCATCATTCAGAATCAAAAATCCAACGATTGCTTCAATTGGGGTTATGACCCGTTTCATTTTACGGCTCCGGAAGGCAGCTACGCGACCGATCCCGAAGACCCCCGAGTCCGCGTGCGCGAGTTCCGGGCCATGGTGCAGGGCCTCAATCAACTCGGGCTCAGTGTGGGCATGGATGTGGTCTACAACCACACCAGTGCCGCCGGGCAAGACGCCAAGTCGGTGCTCGATCGGATCGTTCCGGGCTACTACCAGCGCCTGAACGCGCAAGGCGGGGCGGAGACGTCGACCTGTTGTCAGAACACCGCGACCGAGCACCTGATGATGGCCAAGCTGATGATCGACTCGACCGTGACCTGGGTGCGCGAGTTCGGGATCGAGTCGTTTCGGTTCGATCTGATGGGCCATCAACCGCGCGATGCCATGCTGCGTTTGCAAGCCGCAGTCGATGCGGCCCGTGATCGGTCGGTGCCGCTATTGGGCGAAGGCTGGAACTTCGGTGAAATCGCCAACGGATCGCGCTTTGTGCAGGCCTCGCAGCTGTCATTGAATGGCACGGGCATCGGCACGTTTTCTGATCGCGCGCGTGACGCCGTGCGCGGCGGCGGTCCGGGTGACAATGATCAGCGGCTGATTTCGGCGCAGGGTTACATCAACGGTCTCCTGTACGATCGAAACGCGCAAGGCAGCGGCAACACGCAGGACTTGATGCGGACGGCCGACCTGGTGCGTGTCGGGCTGGCCGGCTCGATTCGCAGTTACGAATTCCAGGACTACCTCGGGCAAACGAAGCGTCTGGAGCAGATTCAGTACGGTGGCAGCCAGCCTGCCGGCTACGTGCTGGAGCCAAGCGAGGTCGTCAATTACGTCGAGAATCACGACAATCAGACGCTGTTCGACATCAATGTGTTCAAGCTGCCGACGGCCACGAGCAAGGACGATCGCGCGCGCGCGCAAATGCTGGCCGTGGCCATCAACATGTTCAGTCAGGGCACAGCGTATTTCCATGCCGGCGTTGAGCTGCTGCGGAGCAAGTCGCTGGATCGGAACAGCTACGACTCGGGCGACTGGTTCAATCGTCTGGATTTCAGCGCTACCGACAACTACTTCGCCACCGGGCTGCCGCCACAGCAGGACAATGGGGCAACCTGGGGCTTGATGCGGCCCTATCTGAACAATCCGGGAATCAAGCCAGAACCCGCGCAGATCCGTTTTGCGCGAGCGATGTTTCTGGACTTGTTGCGAATCCGCGCCAGCACGCAGTTGCTGCGGCTGCCCACAGCAGCAGCGATCCATTCGCGATTGCGATTTGCCAACACCGGGCCGAGTCAGATTCCGACATTGCTCGTTGGTCGTCTCGATGGCCGCGGGTTGGTCGGCGAGCGATTTCAAGCGCTCACGTATCTGATCAATGTCGACAAGAATCCGGTTTCGATCACGATTGCCGACGCCGCGGATCAGGACTGGGTGTTGCATCCCGTGCAGCGCTCCCCTCGATCCGCTGATGCGCGGCTACGGAAGGATTCCCGCTTTGACCGTGCTACTGGCCGTTTCACGATTCCGGCTCGAACGGCCGCCGTATTCGTTCTGGAGTAA
- a CDS encoding HupE/UreJ family protein has product MMRLALLLFVMALYSASAVAHEPGVSKGSYQPNGEQLDVVWMFSSRELAAMLPELDQGSASPNNGDLDLLEVRAGAAQIWSALDMPAAWQSAHCTTSAPSIERVEFDGVAIRFQAQCTPALPASLTLPFLAKLRVGHRHLAEIGTPPRLQALSEANSTLNLDPAAAAAPGVLALYTSGIEHILTGLDHMAFLLGLVLLPLTWRRMLLMITAFTVGHSISLALALLAGISMSPAVVEPLIALSVVYVALDNLISKQAGNRWWLCLPFGLIHGFGFAGALGAIQASGQTLLLSLLNFNLGIETGQLGLVAVLLPLLALLRRVDQRLQGDAPTLPWRVGHSMAIANGLLVLAGSLWFVERVGWLT; this is encoded by the coding sequence ATGATGCGACTCGCGCTGCTGCTGTTTGTGATGGCCCTCTACAGTGCGTCAGCTGTGGCCCATGAGCCGGGTGTCTCCAAGGGCTCGTATCAGCCGAACGGCGAGCAACTGGATGTGGTCTGGATGTTTTCCAGCCGCGAACTCGCGGCAATGCTCCCGGAGCTGGATCAAGGTTCAGCGAGTCCCAACAATGGTGATCTCGACTTGTTGGAGGTGCGCGCGGGGGCGGCACAGATTTGGAGCGCACTGGACATGCCCGCGGCGTGGCAGTCAGCGCATTGCACGACCAGTGCGCCGAGCATCGAGCGCGTCGAGTTCGACGGTGTGGCGATTCGCTTCCAGGCGCAATGTACCCCAGCGCTGCCCGCAAGCCTGACCTTGCCGTTTTTGGCCAAGCTTCGAGTCGGGCATCGGCATCTCGCCGAGATCGGCACGCCACCGCGCCTGCAAGCGTTATCAGAAGCCAATAGCACGCTGAATCTGGACCCAGCTGCTGCTGCCGCGCCCGGCGTACTGGCCTTGTATACGTCCGGCATCGAGCACATTCTGACCGGCCTCGATCACATGGCGTTTCTGCTGGGGCTGGTGTTGCTGCCGCTGACGTGGCGGCGGATGCTGCTGATGATCACGGCGTTCACGGTCGGGCACAGCATCAGTCTGGCGTTGGCGTTGCTTGCCGGGATCAGCATGAGTCCGGCCGTCGTCGAGCCGTTGATCGCGTTGAGCGTGGTGTATGTGGCGCTCGATAATCTGATCAGCAAGCAGGCGGGGAATCGCTGGTGGCTTTGTCTTCCGTTTGGGCTGATTCATGGCTTCGGCTTTGCTGGTGCGCTCGGCGCGATTCAGGCCAGTGGCCAGACACTGTTGCTCAGCCTGCTCAACTTCAATCTGGGGATCGAGACCGGACAGCTTGGCCTCGTCGCCGTTCTGCTGCCGTTGCTCGCGCTATTGCGTCGGGTCGATCAGCGACTGCAAGGCGATGCGCCGACGTTGCCGTGGCGGGTTGGGCACAGCATGGCGATTGCGAATGGGCTGCTGGTGCTCGCGGGCAGCCTGTGGTTTGTCGAGCGCGTGGGCTGGCTCACGTGA